GGTCATGGCTCCACCATTGCGCCGCGCGCGGTGCTGAGCCCATGCCGACGGTCATCGACCGGTCATGACATCTGTCAGATGGTCACGGAGCCCAGGTGACAGGGTTCTCCAGATCGCTGGTGCGTACCTGGACGCCGGTGAAGTTCCGCTTGGGCGGCACCGTGAAGACCAGGCAGCCCTTCACCGCGCCACCGCGGTCGAGTTTGCTGGGCAGCTCCAGCGGTTTGCACGAATCGATCGCGCCACGTACCGCCGTCGGCGGGAAGTACTCATCGCCGCTGTCTAGCCCGTACAACGGCAGTTCCGCCCGGGCAAGCACGGCTGGTCCGGCGTTGCGGATGGACGCGTCGACGTAGTACGGGACCGACCCATTGGCCACGCCGTCGAGATCGAACCCGGCAAGATCCTTCGGCTTGCCGCGTTCGATCTGGTCGACCTCGACCGTGATGACGGTCGCGGCGGCGTTGTCCGGCTCGTCGACAACTGACACGGGCGTACCGACCTCTACGGTCGATCCGCCCGAGGTCAGCGTCACGCCCTCCGGAACTTCGATGTCGGGAGTGTCCGGGCCCGGTTCGGGCTCGTCGTCGCCCCCGGAGCAGCCGGACACCGTGAGTACCGCTACCGCGGCGAGCGCCCCGATGCGCCGCCAGGGCCGGGTCAGCATCCGACGAGGCGAGTCGCGAGGTAGGAGCGGATCTGGTCGAGCGAGACCCGTTCCTGCTGCATGGTGTCGCGTTCGCGTACGGTCACCGCGTTGTCGTCGAGAGAGTCGAAGTCGACGGTGACGCAGTAGGGCGTGCCGATCTCGTCGTGGCGGCGGTAGCGTCGCCCGATCGCACCCGCGTCGTCGAAGTCGACGGCCCACAGCGTACGAAGGTCGGCCGACAGCGCCTTCGCCTTCGGCGTGAGCCGTTCGTTGCGAGACAGCGGCAGGACCGCCACCTTGACTGGCGCCAGGCGCGGATCGAGACGCAGCACGACGCGCTTGTCGACGCCGCCCTTGGCGTTCGGCGCTTCGTCCTCGGTGTACGCGTCGAGCAGGAACGCCATCATCGACCGGTTGAGTCCGGCGGCCGGCTCGATGACGTACGGCACCCAGCGCTCGCCCTTCTCCTGGTCGTAGTACGACAACTCCTGTCCGGAGAACTTCGCGTGGGTGGAGAGGTCGAAGTCGGTGCGGTTGGCGATGCCCTCGAGCTCGTCGAACTCCTTGGATCCGAAGTTGAACCGGTACTCGATGTCGACCGTGCGCTTCGCGTAGTGGGAGAGCTTCTCCTGCGGATGCTCGAAGTGCCGGATGTTGGCGGGGTCGATACCGAGGTCGGTGTACCAGTCGGTACGAAGGCGGATCCACTCCTCATGCCAGTCGGCGTCGGTGCCCGGCTCGACGAAGAACTCCATCTCCATCTGCTCGAACTCACGCGTGCGGAAGATGAAGTTGCCCGGTGTGATCTCGTTGCGGAAGCTCTTGCCGATCTGGGCGATGCCGAACGGCGGTCGTTTGCGCGCGGTCGTCATCACCTGGTTGAAGTTGATGAAGATGCCCTGCGCGGTCTCCGGCCGCAGATAGTGCAGCCCTTCCTCGGACTCGATCGGCCCGAGGTAGGTCTTGAGCATCATGTTGAACTCGCGCGGCTCGGTCCATTGGCCCTTCGTGCCGCAGTCGGGGCACGCGATCAACGTCATGTCGACGGTGTCCGGGTCGTCGATGCTCTTCTTGGCGGCGTACGCCTCCTGCAGGTGGTCCTGGCGGTGGCGCTTATGGCAGTTCATGCACTCGACCAGCGGGTCGTGGAACACATCGACGTGACCCGAGGCCTCCCACACACGCCGGGGCAGGATCACCGACGAGTCGAGCCCGACGACGTCGTCGCGGCCCTGCACCATCGCCCGCCACCACTGGCGCTTGATGTTCTCCTTCAGCTCGACACCGAGGGGCCCGTAGTCCCAGGCGGCTTTCGTGCCTCCGTAGATCTCGCCACAGGGAAAAACGAATCCGCGGCGTTTGCAGAGGCTGACAACGGTGTCGACGTTGGTGGCAGGCATGGTTGGCTCTCCATCCGGCTGGGTGTCGGCGGGCATCTGCGGATCGTCGTAACGATCCGCGCCCGATGGGCAGAGGTAAGCGTACCGCCTGGAATGCAGCGACCGGCCGCACCCGTCTGGGTCGCGGCCGGTCGCCCGGATGAGGTCAGCTGATTCGCTCGCCGGACTCCTTGGCAAACAGGTGCACGCGCTCCGGCGCGGCCTGCACGTGGAGCACCTCGCCCTTGGCGGGAGGCGTACGCGCTTCGACGCGTGCGATCAGCGTGTGCTCCTCGCCGTCGATCGTTGCGCGACCGTAGACGAACGCATCGGAGCCGAGCTCCTCGACGACATCGACCTCGAGAGGTACGCCGCTGTCGCCGACGACGAGGTCTTCCGGGCGTACGCCGAGGACCGCGCTCGAGTCGGAGACCTGCTGGAGCGTGTCACGGGCGACGTTGACGACGTGATCACCGAACCGCACGCCGTTGTCGGTCAGCGGCAGGGTGAGAAGGTTCATGCTCGGCGAGCCGATGAACCCGGCGACGAACACATTGGCGGGGTGGTCGTACATCTCTCGCGGGCTGGCGCACTGCTGGAGTACGCCGTCCTTGAGCACTGCGACCCGATCACCCATGGTCATCGCCTCGACCTGGTCGTGGGTGACGTACACGGTGGTCGTCGCGAGTCGCCGCTGCAGCTGCGCAATCTGGTTGCGGGTCTCCACCCGCAGCTTCGCGTCTAGGTTGGACAACGGCTCGTCCATCAAGAACACCTCGGGCGAGCGGACGATCGCCCGGCCCATCGCGACGCGCTGGCGCTGGCCGCCGGACAGCGCCTTCGGCTTGCGCTCGAGGTAGTCGCTGATGTCGAGGATCTTCGCCGCCTCCTCGACCCGCTGCTTGATCTCGGCCTTGTCGGTGCCGGCGATCTTGAGCGCGAAACCCATGTTCTGGGCGACGGTCATATGGGGATAGAGCGCGTAGTTCTGGAAGACCATCGCGATATCGCGGGA
The sequence above is drawn from the Nocardioidaceae bacterium SCSIO 66511 genome and encodes:
- a CDS encoding glycine--tRNA ligase, with the translated sequence MPATNVDTVVSLCKRRGFVFPCGEIYGGTKAAWDYGPLGVELKENIKRQWWRAMVQGRDDVVGLDSSVILPRRVWEASGHVDVFHDPLVECMNCHKRHRQDHLQEAYAAKKSIDDPDTVDMTLIACPDCGTKGQWTEPREFNMMLKTYLGPIESEEGLHYLRPETAQGIFINFNQVMTTARKRPPFGIAQIGKSFRNEITPGNFIFRTREFEQMEMEFFVEPGTDADWHEEWIRLRTDWYTDLGIDPANIRHFEHPQEKLSHYAKRTVDIEYRFNFGSKEFDELEGIANRTDFDLSTHAKFSGQELSYYDQEKGERWVPYVIEPAAGLNRSMMAFLLDAYTEDEAPNAKGGVDKRVVLRLDPRLAPVKVAVLPLSRNERLTPKAKALSADLRTLWAVDFDDAGAIGRRYRRHDEIGTPYCVTVDFDSLDDNAVTVRERDTMQQERVSLDQIRSYLATRLVGC
- the ugpC gene encoding sn-glycerol-3-phosphate ABC transporter ATP-binding protein UgpC produces the protein MSSVTFEKATRVFPGQERPAVDHLDLEIEDGEFLVLVGPSGCGKSTSLRMLAGLEEVDDGRVLIGDRDVTNLPPKSRDIAMVFQNYALYPHMTVAQNMGFALKIAGTDKAEIKQRVEEAAKILDISDYLERKPKALSGGQRQRVAMGRAIVRSPEVFLMDEPLSNLDAKLRVETRNQIAQLQRRLATTTVYVTHDQVEAMTMGDRVAVLKDGVLQQCASPREMYDHPANVFVAGFIGSPSMNLLTLPLTDNGVRFGDHVVNVARDTLQQVSDSSAVLGVRPEDLVVGDSGVPLEVDVVEELGSDAFVYGRATIDGEEHTLIARVEARTPPAKGEVLHVQAAPERVHLFAKESGERIS